A genomic segment from Chloroflexota bacterium encodes:
- a CDS encoding single-stranded DNA-binding protein, with translation MAVHNQVELLGKLVSEPELLPTRIGRGKLVFRLAVHRPPEMPAKWDTDGGRAVRRPDHVTVVMFGAEVARLQRQLYRGMRVLVVGGLVSRDITVRGEERTVNEVVARRIEMLDPLREDDDDDSGDSDSA, from the coding sequence ATGGCCGTACACAATCAGGTGGAGTTGTTGGGGAAGCTGGTCAGCGAGCCGGAGTTGCTGCCGACGCGGATAGGGCGAGGGAAGTTGGTATTTCGGCTGGCGGTGCACCGGCCGCCGGAGATGCCTGCGAAGTGGGATACGGATGGAGGGCGAGCGGTGCGTCGGCCGGACCATGTAACGGTGGTGATGTTTGGCGCGGAAGTGGCTCGGCTGCAGAGGCAGTTGTACCGGGGGATGCGGGTCCTGGTGGTCGGGGGGCTGGTGAGCCGGGATATCACGGTGCGCGGAGAGGAACGGACGGTGAATGAGGTGGTGGCGCGGAGGATAGAGATGCTGGACCCGTTGAGGGAGGACGACGATGACGATTCGGGTGATTCGGATTCGGCGTAA
- a CDS encoding serine-rich protein: MRGKWGSEVSQVVPVDLEVYRSEAVYDGEGRLDHLYYDLVERESGERRRRHKVVKLVALDFLAKEAREEVLLVRRTAKALKGLYNAEVDFVYLVAGIFRPHVGIVQCYGVQGVGGSREEALERAREGAAALDGVMANFEQSRFVPLTMGRAEWLRRALGEMRFGLVGIGQPDPRENARGMSGEHGRSPTLDEYTLQQNELLYRGMAKLREEFVAVVMAFRVRQGDIYRLQAANAREASRWASMEKGTRGIHVGLSIPVILSGAFNAGASTGYGVSDTGGVTHSRGRAEGVTASEGYTRSVVDGQSHTEGHSRGVTETVGESVTTGHGVARGEAHTVGESQSSGGSWAVTETHGTAQTVGESHAVGQAHTEGVAQTQGQSHTVGHAETASTSQTTGQAHSVGTTITDGQSSGSNVGVSVGQSQSHSQGTSHGASLGMSASQSQEVGQSVQVGHTDGQSVADGSSQYTSEGHTRTVGVSASGTVGTSASGGLALGLPGTLGANANAGVHNSATVGGSLSNAHSVVEGEGTSHVETTSQSDSLSHGASVSQGASQGVSVGVTQGRTEGDTVGSSLDASVGASQGTQHSVAQSVNDVESHATTEGHATTASVADTVSSAETRSSSDTVSRTDATMRANTVSRSESVSRGGSWAKGTFASDTVSRVESDSVARTQSRATSVSETQSSADTVSHAEGEAWSEVRSRSRVESTGVAESKSTGVVQARSLATATGMGVGAGLAPSLSASKTYQWEDHLATMVADLLRGQERLLAEAATEGAFWVDAYFLCRTERGKQALAALYAQAFHGTEEVVTPAQTRMLTPPEERYVALHAQTFTPSTRREIVPGILEGYRDTSFLTLTQAAALVAPGCFEEGDALTVQEKIPPYAFPVDMPGDVVIGRLVSYETGDVTPAQCRLTRERMTNTAAFADTRFGKSVVMTWLEKEVALRWGDRVVVLDFGLGHRQLMNVIPRERFTLYGLYQGSPRPIRWNPLQIGRRIPPDLQLDATVDLLCNAGRMGERQAGWLWEVMRGLYLEHGVLTEDPQVLYPERYNKVVQERPDTPEARQAVALSHVSASEREVLNREREKPGLANLADGPIKLAQLQPWERQILAIERSKDVDLSQVYDRLEALYGRLRNNVTDQTAVKGLLLRLKVFRYGQLAAMYGRGEGSIAIEDLAYPDGVAVLEGGTMPEYGKAAILGLISWHLYNDAIFRARESIGQTDGRKLFLVYEEANKIISGVGEGAREDNGRRMTSDIYATMFRDAGKYGVWMGVIAQSPSELPPEIVSSCNNLFIGRLKNPRDRDLAVAALARSEKGFWYVQVANHIARLEVGRFVVLLGLSRDKKDVEPMLVETIPMPAAVPGDGAVGQRCTPS; the protein is encoded by the coding sequence ATGCGAGGAAAGTGGGGTAGCGAGGTATCGCAGGTGGTTCCGGTGGATTTGGAGGTGTATCGGAGCGAGGCGGTGTACGACGGGGAAGGGCGGCTGGATCACCTGTACTACGATCTGGTGGAGCGGGAAAGCGGGGAGCGTCGCCGTCGGCACAAGGTGGTCAAGTTGGTGGCGCTGGACTTCCTGGCGAAGGAGGCGCGGGAAGAAGTTCTGTTGGTCCGTCGGACGGCGAAGGCGCTGAAGGGGCTGTACAACGCGGAGGTGGACTTCGTGTACCTGGTGGCGGGGATTTTCCGGCCGCATGTGGGGATTGTGCAGTGCTACGGGGTGCAGGGGGTTGGCGGGAGTCGGGAGGAGGCGCTGGAGCGGGCGAGAGAGGGGGCAGCAGCGCTGGACGGGGTGATGGCGAACTTTGAGCAGTCGCGCTTTGTGCCGTTGACGATGGGGCGCGCCGAGTGGCTCCGAAGGGCGTTGGGGGAGATGCGCTTCGGCTTGGTCGGGATTGGGCAGCCGGACCCGCGGGAGAATGCCCGGGGGATGTCGGGTGAGCATGGCCGCTCGCCCACCCTGGACGAATACACGTTGCAGCAGAACGAGTTACTGTATCGCGGCATGGCGAAGTTGCGGGAGGAGTTTGTGGCGGTAGTGATGGCGTTTCGGGTGCGGCAGGGGGACATCTATCGGCTGCAGGCAGCCAACGCGCGGGAAGCGTCCCGGTGGGCGTCCATGGAGAAGGGAACGCGGGGGATTCACGTCGGGTTGTCTATCCCCGTCATCCTGTCGGGCGCGTTCAACGCCGGTGCCAGCACCGGGTACGGGGTGTCGGACACCGGGGGCGTTACCCACAGCCGTGGCCGCGCGGAAGGTGTTACGGCTAGCGAGGGATACACCCGGTCGGTGGTGGACGGGCAATCCCACACGGAGGGGCACAGCCGTGGCGTTACGGAGACGGTGGGGGAATCCGTCACCACGGGACACGGGGTCGCGCGGGGTGAGGCGCACACGGTAGGGGAGAGCCAGTCGTCGGGGGGCAGTTGGGCGGTAACGGAGACACATGGGACGGCGCAGACGGTTGGGGAGAGCCACGCAGTGGGGCAGGCGCACACGGAGGGAGTGGCGCAGACGCAAGGGCAATCGCACACGGTGGGACACGCAGAGACAGCCTCTACGTCCCAGACCACGGGTCAGGCGCACAGCGTCGGGACGACAATCACAGACGGGCAGTCGTCGGGCTCCAACGTCGGCGTGTCGGTGGGGCAGTCGCAGAGCCACAGTCAGGGGACTTCGCATGGCGCTTCGCTCGGGATGTCGGCATCGCAGAGCCAGGAGGTGGGGCAATCGGTGCAGGTAGGGCACACCGATGGGCAGTCTGTGGCCGATGGGAGCAGCCAATACACCTCAGAGGGTCACACCAGGACGGTTGGGGTGAGTGCCTCGGGGACGGTGGGAACTTCGGCGAGCGGGGGCCTGGCGCTGGGCCTGCCGGGGACTCTGGGGGCGAATGCGAATGCAGGGGTGCACAACAGCGCGACGGTGGGTGGATCGCTGAGCAATGCCCACAGCGTGGTGGAAGGAGAGGGGACGTCGCATGTGGAGACCACATCCCAGAGCGACAGCCTAAGCCACGGGGCTAGTGTGTCTCAGGGGGCGAGCCAGGGGGTCAGCGTTGGGGTTACGCAAGGGCGTACGGAGGGCGATACGGTTGGGAGCAGCCTGGACGCATCGGTGGGGGCGAGTCAAGGGACGCAGCACTCGGTGGCGCAGTCGGTGAACGACGTGGAGAGCCATGCGACGACGGAGGGGCATGCCACGACGGCCAGTGTCGCGGATACGGTGAGCAGCGCCGAGACGAGGTCGTCATCGGACACGGTGAGTCGGACGGATGCCACGATGCGGGCGAACACGGTATCGCGATCGGAGTCGGTGAGCCGTGGTGGGTCATGGGCGAAAGGCACGTTTGCCAGCGACACGGTGTCTCGTGTGGAGAGCGATTCGGTGGCGCGCACGCAGTCCCGTGCGACGAGTGTGTCGGAGACGCAGTCTTCGGCAGACACGGTGTCCCATGCCGAGGGGGAAGCGTGGTCGGAGGTGCGGTCTCGGAGCCGAGTGGAGTCCACGGGCGTGGCGGAGTCCAAGAGCACAGGGGTGGTGCAAGCGCGGAGCCTGGCGACGGCAACGGGGATGGGTGTAGGCGCAGGGCTAGCGCCGTCGCTGTCGGCGTCCAAGACGTACCAGTGGGAGGATCACCTGGCGACGATGGTGGCCGATCTGCTGCGAGGGCAGGAGCGGCTGCTGGCGGAAGCGGCGACGGAAGGGGCCTTCTGGGTAGATGCGTACTTTCTGTGCCGCACGGAGCGAGGGAAGCAGGCGCTGGCTGCCCTGTACGCCCAGGCGTTTCATGGGACGGAGGAAGTCGTCACGCCGGCCCAGACGCGGATGCTCACGCCGCCGGAGGAGCGGTACGTCGCTCTGCATGCCCAGACCTTCACGCCATCCACGCGACGGGAGATCGTGCCGGGAATCCTGGAGGGATACCGAGACACGTCGTTTCTGACGCTCACTCAGGCTGCCGCTCTGGTGGCTCCGGGATGCTTTGAGGAAGGCGATGCGCTGACGGTGCAGGAGAAGATTCCGCCTTACGCCTTTCCGGTGGACATGCCCGGGGATGTGGTGATCGGCCGCCTGGTGTCGTACGAGACGGGGGACGTAACGCCTGCCCAATGTCGCCTCACGCGGGAGCGGATGACGAACACGGCGGCATTTGCGGACACGCGGTTTGGCAAGAGCGTGGTCATGACGTGGCTGGAGAAGGAAGTGGCGCTGCGGTGGGGGGACAGGGTGGTAGTGTTGGACTTCGGGCTGGGGCATCGGCAGTTGATGAACGTGATTCCCAGGGAGCGGTTTACGCTGTACGGACTGTATCAGGGGTCGCCCAGGCCGATCCGTTGGAACCCGCTGCAGATCGGGCGAAGGATTCCTCCGGATTTGCAACTGGACGCCACGGTGGACCTGTTGTGCAATGCGGGGCGGATGGGAGAGAGGCAGGCGGGATGGCTGTGGGAAGTGATGCGGGGGCTGTACTTGGAGCATGGCGTGCTGACCGAAGACCCGCAGGTGCTGTATCCGGAGAGGTACAACAAGGTTGTGCAAGAGCGGCCGGACACGCCAGAGGCGAGGCAAGCGGTCGCCCTGTCTCATGTTTCGGCGTCCGAGCGGGAGGTGTTGAATCGGGAACGGGAGAAGCCGGGGCTCGCGAACCTGGCCGATGGGCCGATCAAACTGGCGCAATTGCAGCCGTGGGAACGCCAGATATTGGCCATTGAGCGGTCCAAGGACGTGGACCTGAGTCAGGTGTATGACCGGCTGGAAGCGTTGTATGGGCGACTGCGGAACAACGTAACTGACCAGACGGCGGTGAAAGGGCTCTTGCTTCGGCTCAAGGTGTTTCGGTACGGACAGTTGGCGGCCATGTATGGGCGTGGGGAAGGGAGCATCGCGATTGAGGACTTGGCCTATCCCGATGGCGTAGCGGTTCTGGAGGGTGGGACGATGCCGGAGTACGGCAAGGCAGCGATTCTGGGGCTGATCTCGTGGCATCTGTACAACGACGCCATCTTCCGCGCGCGGGAAAGCATCGGGCAGACGGATGGGCGCAAGTTGTTCCTGGTGTACGAAGAGGCGAACAAGATCATCTCCGGCGTGGGGGAAGGAGCGCGGGAGGACAACGGGCGGCGGATGACCAGCGACATCTATGCCACCATGTTTCGGGATGCGGGGAAGTATGGGGTGTGGATGGGAGTGATTGCGCAGAGTCCGTCGGAGTTGCCGCCGGAGATCGTGAGTTCGTGCAACAACCTGTTCATCGGGCGGCTGAAGAACCCGAGGGATAGGGATTTGGCCGTGGCGGCGCTGGCGCGGTCGGAGAAGGGGTTCTGGTACGTGCAGGTGGCGAATCACATCGCGCGGCTGGAGGTGGGGCGGTTTGTGGTGCTGTTGGGGCTGTCGCGGGACAAGAAGGATGTGGAGCCGATGCTGGTGGAGACGATCCCGATGCCGGCTGCGGTGCCGGGGGATGGGGCGGTGGGCCAGAGATGCACTCCTTCATGA
- a CDS encoding single-stranded DNA-binding protein, whose translation MVINMDIKEGWVHEEPQVLLTRRGRPKLVFRLAVARDGTRAAKYGETGGTGRGVDMIHVVMYGERGEALQPLLRKGAQVVVFGWTQSRVYTAKDGSRRMVTETVAERITFLPEAWRDGGWHVVGMGNEMDGAVGEAGSPPQVDGDDSAE comes from the coding sequence ATGGTGATCAACATGGACATCAAGGAAGGTTGGGTGCACGAGGAGCCGCAGGTGCTGTTGACGCGGAGAGGGCGGCCGAAGTTGGTGTTCCGGCTTGCGGTGGCGCGAGACGGGACGCGAGCGGCGAAGTACGGTGAGACGGGCGGGACGGGGCGTGGGGTGGACATGATCCACGTGGTGATGTACGGTGAGCGAGGGGAGGCGCTCCAGCCGCTGCTGCGGAAAGGCGCGCAGGTGGTGGTGTTCGGGTGGACGCAGAGTCGGGTGTACACCGCGAAGGATGGGAGTCGGCGGATGGTAACGGAGACGGTGGCCGAGCGGATCACCTTCCTGCCCGAGGCGTGGCGGGATGGGGGATGGCATGTCGTTGGGATGGGGAACGAGATGGATGGCGCTGTGGGCGAGGCAGGCTCGCCGCCACAGGTGGATGGAGACGATTCAGCAGAGTGA